From the Nostoc sp. PCC 7107 genome, the window TTAACAGTTGCCCAATTAATTAAAGAGCAATTACCTGTTTTGTATTTGCAAATTCAAAATCAAACTTGGTTATTAGTCGGTGATGTTGAACCTCAAGAAATCGAAAGATTAACTAAGGTGGGAAGTTTACCTCGTCCCCAAGTATTATGGTGTAGTCCAGAATCATTAAAAGATTTGATCAAATTATTTCAACCAAAAGTAGCGATCGCCACATCTACTAACCTTGATCCTAAAATAATTTCTGAACTGAAAAAAAATCCAACACAAGTTTTTTTCACAGGGCATGATGGCGCTATTCAATGGACACCTAATGGTCAATTTGAATCATTTATTCAAGAAACTGAAAATAAATCCTCTGTCTTGTAAAATTAGCCCAGAAAATTTAGTATTTAGAAGCCTGAATTCACTATAAAGTCCGAAAATACCAGATTTTTCAAGATATTAAGTATGAGAATGTTTCAATTTTTACTAAATAAATAAGATAAACATTTTTAGGGCATTATTCAGTATTTATGGTGAGGCTCAGACAATGCAACAAAGTTATAAGAAAATAGTAGCGATGCAAAATACATCTTAAACTAGTTAAAAAAATATAAAGAATATGCAGAAACATCACTTAGGGAAAGTAGTGGTTCTTTTTGGCAACTTTCCCTTAACGATTCGAGTACCCGCAGCACCAAGGGATGAGCAGTTAAATTTTTTGCGCGATCGCCTAATTTTTCATGCTAATAATCTTGTAGAACATGGATTATGGGAAGAACCACTGAGTGATGGAGAACTGGAACGAATTATGTCAGATGTGGAAATTGAGCCAGTATTTTTTCCTGGCTTTTGTCATATTTTCTCCTTAATAGGAAATCCTTTGAGAATTGTGAGAAAATTATTTAGAGATTAATCCTGATTCCGCCAAAGCTACAGCGCCCCACAGTGGTGCATCATCTCCCAACGCAGCAGCAACAATTTCAAAATCTATTTCTGGTAACGCTGTTTCACGGGCTGTTTTTTGTACAGTATTCCACCAAATTTCTCCAGCTTTAGTTACACTACCACCTAAAATAAATCGTTGTGGGTTAATTAAATTCGCTACATTACCAATACCCACACCTAAAGCCCAAGCACCACTTTGCAAAATCTTGATTGCTAACTCATCACCTTGAGTAGCTGCTGCGCTGATAATTTGCCCAGTAATTAAATTTAAATTGTCATTCACTAAGCTGCGTAATTGTTTACCTTGTAATTGATTTGCTTGTTTTAATAAATACTCTTTAGCATCTTGCGCCATGTAAGGGCCTGATGCTAACCGTTCTACACATCCTTGCTTACCACATAAACACATTGGCCCCGCAGGATTGACAACTATGTGTCCAATTTCACCAGCCATACCTGCGTTACCGCGCCAAGGTTGACCATTGAGTATCCAACCACCGCCAACACCAGTGCTGATGGTGATGTAAAACAAGCTATCGTATCCTTCACCAGCGCCAAAACGATGTTCGCCTAAAGCCGCAATATTAGCATCGTTATCTACAATGGCAGATATAGCAAATTCTTTTTCTAGCAAGTCTTTGAGAGGTAGATTTTCCCAGCCAGGAACGTGATGAGAAAGTCGGACAGTTCCGGTAGTAAAGTCCACAGGGCCACCAAAACTAACCCCAATTACATCGGGAGTTGTATTTTGCAGCAAACTATGAATGAGCGATCGCATAATTGCTAAATCAGTGGTAGCATTACCATCTATTGGTGAGAGACGACGTTCATGACGCAACCATTCGCGGGAACCAAGTTGAGTGATGGCTGCGGCTAACTTAGTACCACCAAAATCTAAGGCTAGAATCAGTGTCATTGGTCTTCTAAATGCGATCGCTTATTCAGCTTACTAGCAATTCATCTTGAAGTTAACAACTATCCTAAAATTTTCTTCTGTGATTTCTATCAGAATAATAACCATCAGCCAGCACAGAATTACGAGTGCATCCACTTTCGGCAAATAGCCCTGCGCTAAGGCGCACGCTACGCGAACAGTGAAGTCTGGGGCTATACAAACAAAACCTGCCGGCGCGGGTTTTGAGATAGTCCGCGTAGGCGGACTTGGTTTGTGTAGCCGCGATTTCCAATCGCCTGGTGTTTCTAAAATGAATACAGTAATTTTGCGGCTCAATTGATCAATAACGCTCTGAATATTTAGCATAGAAAAAATTTATCCTAGGTCTGAAACAAATGCCTAAATAGTAAAAAATACTTATTAAGCTAATAGCAATCTAATGTAAAGTTGCACATATCTTGATCTCCCTAAATCCTCCTTCAAAAGCAGGTCTGTTTCGTTCCCTAAAAGGGCTTAATTGACAAGTGTATCAACCAAAAAAATCAGGTAGTTCAAAAATTTTATCTGCCTATGAGAAGAGCGATCGCACTTAAATTTCCTGCTAGAAACAGTAATTTTTCGATTGCCAATTCACTAGAATTTCTGGCTGATACTCTTGACAAAATCCTCATCTGAGCGAATGAAACAGATCTGCTTCTTTTATTTGAGCGTTTGAGAGATATTGCTGTTTACGGTGCTTGATTGAATCAAAAATGGATAAAGTCGAGCTTGGAGGAGCAGCGGTTTCCCAACTCTCGTCAAAGTAACTACAAAACTTTTTGAGATAAATGCTTTAATAAAACTATTAATTTATTTAGAGTCGTCATATAATTTCACTTCAATGAGTCTCTTAATTTTATTAGTTATTAATCTTTTATTTTGACCAAAATTATCAGTTCGCAGTCAGTTAGATAAAGTCGCCCCATTATTTTCTCTCAGCCAAGTCCCATCATTCTATTTTCTGTAGTAGTTATTTTCATAAAATGTTGATGAGCAAAGATACACCAGAAGAATTAGAATCAGATAGAGAAATCGAACGCTTGATTGATGAAGTAATGTCCTCATCCATAAATAATGATTCTAAGCTGAATGACGAGCAGTATCGCCAAAAAATGCAGCGCCGTAAAGAAATCCAAGATCGGCGCATAGCACAAGCTGTCCCAGAGAAGGGGTTAGTTATTGTTAATACTGGTAACGGTAAAGGCAAAACTACTGCGGCGCTGGGAATGGTGATGCGATCGCTTGGTCATGGGTACAAAGTGGCGATCATCCAGTTCATCAAAGGCGCGTGGGAACCCTCTGAAAAACAGGTGTTCAGCCATTGGGAAGACCAACTTGAGTTTCACGCGATGGGTGAAGGCTTTACGTGGGAAACCCAAGACCGCGATCGCGACCTCGAAAAAGCGCAAGCCGCTTGGGAAAAATCTTTAGAATACATCCGCAACCCAGATTTTCAGTTGGTGCTGTTGGATGAAATCAATATCGCCTTAAAAATGGCTTATTTACAAATAGAAGAAGTCTTAACAGGCTTGGCAGAGAAACCGCCTCACAAACACATAATTCTCACAGGTAGAGGCGCACCAGCAGCTTTAATTGAACGCGCTGACTTAGTAACCGAAATGACATTAATCAAACATCCTTTCCGCGACCAAGGCGTGAAAGCTCAACCAGGAATTGAATTTTAATTAAGTGTGAAGTCTGAAATGTTTAGTACATCAGAAATTTCATACTTCATAATTCAGCTTGACACGTTTGTAAAATGCGGCGATCGCTAGAACTAATAGATCGAATTGGATGATAGTCTTGCAATGCTACAGAGTAAGCATAATTATTAAATTCATCATCCGAAATAGATGGAATTGTGCTGGTTGTAGCGACATCAGAAGCCGCAACTTCATCTGGTGAGCCATTGACAGTCATTGCCAACTCACCAGATTTATCAATTGTGCCTTGAAAACAACTAAACTCAGAGCTAGGCATATATAATGCCCCAGTTACTCTACCTTGTTGCTTCTGGAATACGATATAACCTTGACCAATTTGGTTTGGTGTTGGTGACTGTCCATAAAGATATACTCCATCTCTTGTGGGAATATTTCTTCTAGTCATCACTCCGGTTTCTTTACCAGCTTTTTGATAGTGTCTTGGGGATATATCTCTAGATTCAGGCTCTATAGTTTCACGCTCAAAAGCTACTGTTTGCTGTTGAGTCCGCTGTTCCCGATATTCTCTCAGCCGCGACAATAAAGAATTATCGGAACTAATATATTGATGACTCGTCAATCTCGAAAAATTACCATCTACAGATGCAGAAGTTGTGACGGTTTGGAATTGCTTACTTAGTACAGGTTTAGTCTGCTCACTGACAACACCAACGGCTAAAACTAAGCCAACAACAGAAATTGTTAGCTGACGAGGGGATAATAATTTAGAAATATTGTTAAGCACCCGACCACTCCTGTTACGAAATTAACTGTCTCCTCTGCGACTCACTTAAACCATAACCAACTGTGTATCGTTCAAGGTTCCGTCGATGGTTTGATTTAGTTTTCTCAAAATAAAAATTCGTCAAAAAAAGAAGCTTTGTGGAATATTTGACGATAAACTCACACTATCATCACTTAGAGAATTTACTCTTCACCCAATGGAATCACCCGATAGGGTGATGTAATTGCCAAACGCAACATTTTGATAAATATTCGATAGCTTATTCTGTTACAAATATTGATATTTTCGCTGTCAATTAGGTTAACTATAATCAGCTACAACAGCCAAGCTCTTCATTCCGCAAAAGGTGAAATTTTGCTGTGTCGGGTGTAGAGTGATGGAAAAGCAGAGACTAGAGATTAGACGCTAAGGATAATTACTGATTATGATATCTGCTGACAAAACTGCTGAACTATTGACAATTCCGCCTTTAGAAAACGGCGACAAGCTTACCCGTGCTGAATTTGAGCGTCGCTACCACGCTATGCCAAATCTGAAAAAAGCAGAATTAATCGAAGGAGTTGTTTACGTGGCTTCCCCTGTACGCGCAAAAAAACACGGTAAACCCCATAGTCACATCATGACTTGGTTAGGTACTTACGAAGCGGCTACTCCTGGAGTGGAAACGCTGGATAATACTACTGTGCGTCTCGATGCTGATAATGAACCACAACCAGATGCCATACTCAGAATCGAACAAGGTGGACAATCGAGCATTACAGAAGATGATTATGTCGAAGATGCACCAGAATTAATTGTAGAGATTGCGGCTTCTAGTGCTTCTTATGATTTGCATGAAAAACTCAAAGTATATCGTCGCAATCAAGTACAAGAATATCTAGTTTGGCGAGTTTATGATCGCCAATTCGATTGGTTTAGGTTAAATGCAGGCGAGTATATTCAACTTGAGCCAAATCCAGATGATATAATTTGCTCCCAAGTTTTTCCAGGTTTGTGGTTAGATAAAGCAGCATTACTATCCGGCGACTTAGCTAAAGTATTAGCAATTTTACAGCAAGGATTATCTACCCCAGAACATCAGAGTTTTGTAGAGAAATTATTGAGTAAATATCCAAACTAAAATTATTATTTTAATATTGTTTTATATAATAAAACTGAAATAAAACTATAACCATAAAATAGTATACAGATGGATTATCTCAAATTTGTACAAGCTTTTCAAAATCAACAAGTTGCTACTTCTGAGCCTAATGAAATTATTTTTAATACTTATAATATTGGAGAATTAGTTTTAACTTCAGGGAGATTAGTAGCTTGCGATCCTTTAGTTAATCCAGATAGTGAACCATTTAAAGTAACTTTAAACCCAGGTCGTTATCCAGTGATTTTAAGTGTTGCTCATTTTCAAAGGAACAATGATCGAAGAGTTGTTTATGCCATGCTCTGTCTTAGCCAACAAACTCCTGTAAGGTGGGAAATGGCTACGACTTGCAATGAAGATGAAAACTTAAGTTTGCTTGCTGAAGGAGAGATTTTTGGATACGGTGTTGACTCTGGAACAGGTTGCTTTATGGATGCTGATGCTGCTGAAATTATTAATGAATCAATGTATTCTGCTTATTCTACAAAAACAAGAGCAGAAGATTTAACTTACCAAATTGAATGCGAGTTACAAAAAAACTATAGCGATACATGGGATTGGGCAAATGTTTGTGTAGATAACTCAACTCACGCCAATGTAATTGCATTTCATTCTGGTTGGGGGGATGGTATTTATCCTACTTATTTTGGGTATGATGCTACAAATAACATCGTGAACGTTATCACTGATTTTAATCTGTAAAATGTTTCGATATTGCAAGCGATCGCACCATGCGTTACCGCAAAAAATCGCCCCCTGAATTCAGGAGGCGCATCACCGTTATTTAATTATTAACTAGCAACGTATT encodes:
- a CDS encoding ROK family protein → MTLILALDFGGTKLAAAITQLGSREWLRHERRLSPIDGNATTDLAIMRSLIHSLLQNTTPDVIGVSFGGPVDFTTGTVRLSHHVPGWENLPLKDLLEKEFAISAIVDNDANIAALGEHRFGAGEGYDSLFYITISTGVGGGWILNGQPWRGNAGMAGEIGHIVVNPAGPMCLCGKQGCVERLASGPYMAQDAKEYLLKQANQLQGKQLRSLVNDNLNLITGQIISAAATQGDELAIKILQSGAWALGVGIGNVANLINPQRFILGGSVTKAGEIWWNTVQKTARETALPEIDFEIVAAALGDDAPLWGAVALAESGLISK
- the cobO gene encoding cob(I)yrinic acid a,c-diamide adenosyltransferase, with the translated sequence MSKDTPEELESDREIERLIDEVMSSSINNDSKLNDEQYRQKMQRRKEIQDRRIAQAVPEKGLVIVNTGNGKGKTTAALGMVMRSLGHGYKVAIIQFIKGAWEPSEKQVFSHWEDQLEFHAMGEGFTWETQDRDRDLEKAQAAWEKSLEYIRNPDFQLVLLDEINIALKMAYLQIEEVLTGLAEKPPHKHIILTGRGAPAALIERADLVTEMTLIKHPFRDQGVKAQPGIEF
- a CDS encoding Uma2 family endonuclease is translated as MISADKTAELLTIPPLENGDKLTRAEFERRYHAMPNLKKAELIEGVVYVASPVRAKKHGKPHSHIMTWLGTYEAATPGVETLDNTTVRLDADNEPQPDAILRIEQGGQSSITEDDYVEDAPELIVEIAASSASYDLHEKLKVYRRNQVQEYLVWRVYDRQFDWFRLNAGEYIQLEPNPDDIICSQVFPGLWLDKAALLSGDLAKVLAILQQGLSTPEHQSFVEKLLSKYPN
- a CDS encoding DUF4241 domain-containing protein, whose translation is MDYLKFVQAFQNQQVATSEPNEIIFNTYNIGELVLTSGRLVACDPLVNPDSEPFKVTLNPGRYPVILSVAHFQRNNDRRVVYAMLCLSQQTPVRWEMATTCNEDENLSLLAEGEIFGYGVDSGTGCFMDADAAEIINESMYSAYSTKTRAEDLTYQIECELQKNYSDTWDWANVCVDNSTHANVIAFHSGWGDGIYPTYFGYDATNNIVNVITDFNL